Proteins from one Corallococcus exiguus genomic window:
- the msrA gene encoding peptide-methionine (S)-S-oxide reductase MsrA, which yields MFFTSPKKLRLPTPQEALPGRPQEMPVPQKHTVLGTPLKGPVPEGFETAVFGMGCFWGVERKFWQVPGVYSTSVGYAGGLTPNPTYEEVCSGLTGHNEVVRVVFDPAKVTYAQLLKVFWENHDPTQGMRQGNDAGTQYRSGIYFANDAQKRAAEETRQAYQAALNAKGLGDITTEVLPSPAFYYAEDYHQQYLQKNPGGYCGVGGTGVSCPIGIGVSA from the coding sequence ATGTTCTTCACGTCCCCGAAGAAGTTGAGGCTCCCCACTCCGCAGGAGGCGCTGCCGGGCCGTCCGCAGGAGATGCCGGTTCCGCAGAAGCACACCGTGCTGGGCACCCCGCTGAAGGGGCCGGTGCCGGAGGGCTTTGAAACGGCCGTCTTCGGCATGGGCTGCTTCTGGGGCGTCGAGCGCAAGTTCTGGCAGGTGCCCGGCGTGTACTCCACCTCGGTGGGCTACGCGGGCGGGCTGACGCCGAACCCCACGTACGAAGAGGTCTGCTCCGGGCTCACCGGCCACAACGAAGTGGTGCGCGTGGTGTTCGACCCGGCGAAGGTCACGTACGCGCAGCTCTTGAAGGTGTTCTGGGAGAACCACGACCCGACACAGGGCATGCGCCAGGGCAACGACGCGGGCACGCAGTACCGCTCCGGCATCTACTTCGCGAACGACGCGCAGAAGCGCGCCGCGGAGGAGACGCGGCAGGCGTATCAGGCCGCGCTCAACGCGAAGGGCCTGGGCGACATCACCACGGAGGTCCTGCCCTCGCCGGCCTTCTATTACGCCGAGGATTACCACCAGCAGTACCTGCAGAAAAACCCAGGGGGTTATTGCGGCGTTGGCGGCACCGGCGTGAGCTGCCCGATTGGCATTGGCGTCAGCGCGTAA
- a CDS encoding Sapep family Mn(2+)-dependent dipeptidase has product MRTRLLAALCLLAPTAALAAKDPRCAGKPAARAARFSDAALKGASAAERYAAYVQACALDDVVALTQTLVRFKTVSSEAPAAKNPEVAAMGRALETWAKQHGFGFRTVGDNDVFELSWGEGEPLLGLVFHGDVVPAPAHEWKRAPFKPVVEKGRLYGRGVEDDKGPIASGLVALAMAKDLGLKPQGKVLIIIGNGEESDWSGMKNYADTQPKPTHVISVDSGYPVMAAQSGFVAWTLEAPVGTALATPKEGTVARAVDVSAGEFLTQVPGTATLKLTPVKGQTPETVLAAVKAAIAQESPSRKDLKADAKREGNTVVLTAHGVAVHSSTADEGHNALWDLSAVASRLSLEDNGIAALLRVVSKRFDGDHHGEKLGLKYQDALMGPLLVAPTVLRVKDGTVSLGVNMRRPQGQDAAAFNASLDAAAKRVGEDSGGQVKEGAGRYLGDPHVADTSGPLVKTLMDIYQRQRKAPDAVPGSIRGGTYARLFPRAVDFGPAFPNEPYTGHAPDESIALETLDLSTRMLAEAVHTLAIAPPSEVKAAP; this is encoded by the coding sequence ATGCGCACCCGTCTCCTCGCCGCTCTCTGCCTCCTGGCCCCCACCGCCGCCCTCGCCGCCAAGGACCCGCGCTGCGCCGGCAAGCCCGCCGCCCGCGCCGCCCGCTTCTCCGACGCCGCCCTGAAGGGCGCCTCCGCCGCGGAGCGTTACGCCGCCTACGTCCAGGCCTGTGCACTGGATGACGTGGTGGCCCTCACCCAGACGCTCGTCCGCTTCAAGACGGTGAGCAGCGAAGCCCCCGCCGCGAAGAACCCGGAGGTGGCCGCCATGGGCCGCGCCCTGGAGACCTGGGCGAAGCAGCACGGCTTCGGCTTCCGCACCGTGGGCGACAACGACGTCTTCGAGCTGTCCTGGGGTGAAGGCGAGCCGCTGCTGGGGCTCGTGTTCCATGGCGACGTCGTCCCCGCGCCCGCCCATGAATGGAAGCGCGCGCCCTTCAAGCCGGTGGTGGAGAAGGGCCGCCTGTACGGCCGCGGCGTGGAGGACGACAAGGGTCCCATCGCCTCCGGGCTCGTCGCGCTGGCCATGGCGAAGGACCTGGGCCTCAAGCCCCAGGGCAAGGTGCTGATCATCATCGGCAACGGCGAGGAGAGCGACTGGTCCGGCATGAAGAACTACGCGGACACGCAGCCCAAGCCCACGCACGTCATCTCCGTGGACTCCGGCTACCCGGTGATGGCCGCGCAGTCCGGCTTCGTCGCGTGGACGCTGGAGGCGCCCGTGGGCACGGCCCTCGCCACGCCGAAGGAGGGCACCGTCGCGCGCGCCGTGGACGTGAGCGCGGGCGAGTTCCTCACCCAGGTGCCCGGCACCGCCACGCTGAAGCTCACGCCCGTGAAGGGCCAGACGCCGGAGACCGTGCTCGCCGCCGTGAAGGCGGCCATCGCCCAGGAGTCCCCCTCCCGCAAGGACCTGAAGGCCGACGCGAAGCGCGAGGGCAACACCGTGGTGCTCACCGCCCACGGCGTGGCGGTGCACTCGTCCACCGCGGACGAGGGCCACAACGCGCTCTGGGACCTGTCCGCCGTGGCCTCGCGTCTGTCACTGGAGGACAACGGCATCGCGGCGCTGCTGCGCGTGGTGTCGAAGCGCTTCGACGGCGACCACCACGGCGAGAAGCTGGGCCTGAAGTACCAGGACGCGCTGATGGGCCCGCTGCTCGTGGCGCCCACCGTGCTGCGCGTGAAGGACGGCACCGTGTCCCTGGGCGTCAACATGCGCCGGCCTCAGGGCCAGGACGCGGCGGCCTTCAACGCGTCGCTGGACGCCGCCGCGAAGCGCGTGGGCGAGGACTCCGGTGGCCAGGTGAAGGAGGGCGCCGGCCGCTACCTGGGCGACCCGCACGTGGCGGACACGTCCGGTCCGCTGGTGAAGACGCTGATGGATATCTACCAGCGGCAGCGCAAGGCGCCGGACGCGGTGCCCGGCTCCATCCGCGGCGGCACCTACGCGCGGCTGTTCCCTCGCGCCGTGGACTTCGGGCCCGCGTTCCCCAACGAGCCCTACACCGGCCACGCCCCGGATGAATCCATCGCGCTGGAGACGCTGGACCTGAGCACGCGCATGCTCGCGGAGGCCGTGCACACGCTCGCCATCGCGCCCCCGTCCGAGGTGAAGGCCGCGCCGTGA